In Streptacidiphilus sp. P02-A3a, the DNA window CGCCCTGGCCAATCTGAGGTCAGGAGAGGGACGGGCGATCGCGCTCGTCGGGGATCCGGGCATAGGCAAGAGCGCGGTGATCTGGGCCATGGCCGCGCACGCCCGGGCCGCCGGGGTCCCGGTGCTCGCGTCGCACGGCCAGGGCGGCACGATCCCCTCGCTCCCCCTCGCCCCGGCGGTCGCCGCCCCGCGCGACCCCGCGGCGCGGGGTGCCGGTCTGATGGCGGTGGTGGACGATCTGCACCACCTCGCCGACGACCGGATCCAGGACGTCGAGCGGCTGATGGAGGCGAGCGCCGCCGGTCCGGTGCTGTGCCTCACGGCGTACCGGCAGCGCCAGCTCTCGCCCGCGCTCGCGGCCGTGCTCTCCCGCGCGGTGTCGGCCGGACTGCTGGAGGTGTGGAGCCTCGGGCCGCTGTCCCGGGAGCAGGCGCGGGAACTGCTCCATGGCTGCCCCAACGCCGAGGAGGTGCACCGCAGGGCGGAGGGGAATCCCCAGTACCTCAAGGTGATGGGCGCCGACGCCGAGCTGAGCGCCGACGCCGGTACGGCGGTCCTGGGCGAGCTGGGCTGCCTCGATCCCACCGCGCTCACGGTGGTCCAGGTCGCGTCGGTCCTCGGCGGCCGGTTCCGCCCCGAACTCCTGGCCGCGGTGGCCGGTTTGGAGATGTCGGAGACCATGGACGCGCTGGACGCGCTGACCCGGCTCGACGTCGTCCGGCCGACCGCGCCCGCCCCGCAACTGGCGCTGCGGCACTGGGCCGTGGGAGAGGTCGTCTACCAACGGCTCGGACCCAGCCGGCGGCTGGCACTGCACCGGCGGGCCGGTGCCGTCCTGGCCGAGCGGGCGGCCCCGATCGCCGAGCAGGCCCGCCATGTGGTGCTGGCCGCCGACCCGGACCGGCCGGAGCACGTGACGACCCTGATCGCCGCGGCGCGCGGCCTGCTCTACAGCTCCCCCGCCGTCGCGGCCGACTACCTGCAGGCGGTCCTGCCACTGCTCCGGGAGGGCGAGCCGCACTGGCACGAGACACAGGTGCTGCTCGCCCGGGCCCGCCTGCTGACCGGGGACGCCTCCGAGGGGCGGGCACTCCTCGACGCGCTGCGCTCGTCCATACCCGGCGGGCCGCACAGCGACGTGACCGCGCTCGCCGACCTGAGCCGGATCGAACGACGGCTCGGCCGTTACACCGAGGCCGCGGCCATCGCCCGCTCCGCGCTCATGGCGCTGGCCGACAAGGACAGCGCGACCGCCACCGCCCTGCACACCGAGCTGGCCGACCACGCCTACGACCTCCAGGACTACGAGGCGTCCCGGCAGCACGCCGACACCGCCGCGGCCATCGCCCGAAAGCACCGTGACCCGGTCGGCGAGAGCCAGGCCCTGGCCCAGGTGGCGCTCGGCCGCCTCTTCACCGGTGACCTGACGACCGCGCAGGAGACGATGACCAAGGCGGCCGAACTCATCGACGCAGCCTCTGACGCCGCGCTGCTGACCAACCTGGAGGCCTCGTTCCAGGTCGGGATGACGGAGGGGATGCTGGGACGACTGGCCGACTCCGAACGCCATCTCACCCGCGCCGCCGACCTGTCCCGATGTACCGGGCAGACGTACATCCAGCCGCAGATCCTCACCGTTCTCACCAACGCCCAACTGCGTTCCGGGAACCTGCGCGGCGCGCTGGCGACCCTCGACCGGACCGCCGAGCACCTACAGCGGGTCGGCAACCCCGCGACCGCGGCGATCGTCGCCATGCTGCGGGCCGAGATCCTGTTCTGGCGCAACAGTCCCGGTGACCTGCCGGACGTGGTCGCGCTGGCTGATCAGGCCGCGGCGATCGCCGACGGCACCCCGACCGCCTGGGCGGTCTCGGTCCGCTGCTTCAACGCCGAGCTGGTGCTGCTCACCGGCGACCCGGCGCGGGCCAGATGGCTGCTGCTGGAAGCGGCCGGCGGGGTCCTGCTCCCCGGCCTCAGCGCCTGGCGAAGACCGCGCTGGTGCGACACCCTGGCGCAGGCGGCGTTCGCCGAGGGCGACCGGGCCTCCGTCGACCACTGGGCGCGCGTCGCCGAGAGCTGCCTGGAACAGCTCCCCTCCGCCGGTCGGCAGGGGTTCGCCCTGCGCGCCCGGATGCGGGCCCACGCGATCTCCGGGGACACCCCGCGAGCCGTGCGCAGCGCCCTGGAGGCGATCACGGACTTCTCCCTCAGCGGCGAGCGCATCGAGGTGTGCCGCACACTGCTCACGGCGGCCGCGCTGTCCCTGGACGCCGGGCGGACCGAGGACGTGGCCGGGTGGCTGGACCGGGCCGTGGTCCTGGCCGGGCAGTGCGGCTCGGCCCGGCTGGCCGACGAAGCCGCCCTCCAGCGCGGACGGCTGGCCGCGCTCGCCGGTGCGGTCGACGAACCCGGCCTGCTGGCCCGGCTCACCGCGCGCGAACGGCAGATAGCCGGACTTGCCAGCACCGGGATGACCAGCGGCGAGATCGCCGCGTCGTTGTTCCTCAGTGTGCGGACCGTCGACAGCCACCTCGGCCAGGTGTACCGCAAACTCGACGTCCCCAACCGGGCGAGCCTCATCCGGACCATGCTGAGCAGCGCCGCCTCCCACCTGCCGGGAACCGCGTCCGGCTGAGCCCGGTCCGCGACGGCGTCTGCTCTCGCTCGGAGGAGTCCCGGCGAGGGCAGACGCGTGTTCGGCCGCGACCGCCCGACGTGATCCGAAGGACCGGCCCTAGTTCTTGCTGACGCTGCCACAGGAGCTGCACGTGCTGGAGCAGGTCGAGCCGTTCATGGTCTCGGTGGCGGCCTCGTAGTCGGCGATCTCGAAGGTGTCCGACTCCAGCTCCAGGATCTCCTGGGTCAGGGACGCGAGTGCCGTGTTGTTGCTGGCCATGATGACTCCTCGGGTAGCTCGGGCTGCTCGTGCGAACAGCCGGATCAAGTGACAACTCCTTTGTATCGGCGGCCACTTGCGGACCGCCCTCCTAGTAGTACTTCGTTAAGTTTGGTTGATGTGGGTGCTGTTGATCGGGCATCATGGCCGACGTGGATTTGGGGGAGATCGAGCAACTCCGTGGTGAGCTGGCCGAGTTCGTCGGTGAGGTATTTGCGTCGGTGCGGCGTCGTGACGTGCGTGGGTGGGGTGACTGCTACCTGCGCGGGCTGATGCTGGACGGCCGTCGCAAGTCGGTCCAGCCGATGGCGGCGCGGTTGCCGGACGGGGACATGCAGGCGCTGCAGCAGTTCGTGAACCAGTCGCCGTGGGACCACGCGGCGGTGCTGCGGGCGGTGGCGCTCAAGACGGTGCCGGCGGTGGACCCGGTGGTGTGGGTGATCGACGACGTCTCGTTCCCCAAGGACGGGCGGATGTCGGTCGGTGTGGCGCGGCAGTGGTGCGGGGCGCTGGGCAAGCAGTCCAACTGCCAGGTCGCCGTCAGCCTGCACGCCGCCTCCGACACCGCGTCCGTGCCGGTCTCCTGGCGGCTGTTCCTGCCCGAGGGGTGGCAGGACGACGCCGACCGGCGCACTCGCGCCGGTGTCCCCGAGGAGGCGGGACACCGTGAGAAGTGGCGGCTGGCCCTGGACCTGATCGACGAGGCTGTCGGCTGGGGCCTGGAGCCGAAGGTCATTGTCGCCGATGCCGGCTACGGACAGAACACCGCGTTCCGCCAGGGCCTGGCCGACCGGGGCCTGGACTTCGTCGTCGCCGTGCGCGCGGACGAGTCCGCACACCCGCAGCACGCCGTTCCCACCGCCCCGCCCTGGTCCGGCACCGGCCGCGTCCCCGCCACCCGCTACCGCGCCAGGGCCGCCGCGCTGAGTGCACTGGCGGCCGACGGCGGGCGGGCCGCGTTCCGCCGCTCCACCTGGCGCCACGGCTCCAAAGGCCCGATGCACTCACGCTTTCGGACGCTGACCGTGCGCCCCGCCGGGGTCGCCGCCCGCCGCCACGCCATGGCCGCCGCCGGCGGCGCCGCGGCCTGGGACGGCGTACTGCCCGCCACCACCCTGCTGTGCGAGTGGCCCACCGGGGAGAAGGCCCCCACCGAGTACTGGCTGACCAGCCTGCCCGCCGACACCGCGCTGCGACACCTGGCCCGCCTGGCCAAGATGCGCTGGCGCATCGAGCACGACTACCGCGAGATGAAGCACGGCCTGGGCCTGGACCACTTCGAAGGCCGAACCTGGCGCGGCTTCCACCACCACCTCGCCCTGGTCACCGCCGCCCACGCCTTCCTCACCCTGCGCAGACTCGACCCAAAAGCCCAAGCGCCGGCCTGACCCTCTACCAGGTCCTCGACCAGATACAGGACCTGCTGAACTGCTGGACCGGCACCTGCACCACCTGCCAACGCCCCCTACCCGCAAGCACAACCACGCACAACGCCCGCCCACCAAACCAAACTTAACGAAGTACTACTAGTTCTTGGACGCGCCGCAGCAGGAGCTGCACGTGCTGGAGCAGGTGCCGTTCATGACCTCGCCGGCCTCCGCGAAGTCGGTGATCTCGAAGGTGTCCGACTCCAGCTCCAGGATCTCCTGGGTCAGGGACGCGAGCTCGGTGTTGTTGCTGGGCATGGTGACTCCTCGCATGGTTCGGGCTGTTCGCTCGAACAGACGGTTCCGGTGACACCCCATGTCTATCGGCGTCCGCTTGCGGACCGCCCTCCTACCACTGTCACTTCACTGACACCCGGCGGCGGGCTACTCGGGCCGGGCGTCCCAGCGGAACCGGCGGACGGCGACCAGCGTCCCGACGGCACCCCAGGCCAGCAGGACGCCCAGCTGGTGCCACTTGAATCCGGTGTGCTGGGCGAACGGCCCCAGCAGGGCCTGGTTGAACATTTGAGCTACGCACCGGTGTTCCCGTGCCTGTTCGGGGTACCCGCTCGGCCCCGCCCGACGCCCATGGTCCGGGGCCCGACCGGGCGGCCGTCAGTGGGAGTGGTCGGCCGCAAGGGAGTTACCGGGTACGGGCGAGGGCCGTGCGGCAAGGCGCGGTCCCCGGCGCGGCGTTCCGGCGACGCGGTCGACGGCCCGGCGGATGCTCAGCCGAGAGTCTGGGCGAGGACCGCGCGGTGGGTGGAGCGGGCCTCCAGGTAGCGGGCGCGCCCGGCCTCGGTCAGGCAGAGCATGATCCCGCGCCGGTCCTCCGGGCACATGGAGCGTTCGACCAGGCCGTCCTTCTCCAGGCGCGCGATCAGCCGTGACAGCGCGCTCTGGCTCAGGTGTACGGAGGATGCCAGGTCTTGCACCCGGCAGGAGTCCTTGTCGTCAGCCGCGAGGGCTTCGATCAGGCGCTCCAGGATCTCGAATTCGCTCATGCCCAGGCCGTGCCGCTCGCCCAGCTCCCGGTCGAGCGCGCAGGCCGTGGCCGCGTGGCGCGCGAGCAGGCCACGCCATGCCTCCACATGTTCCTCTGTCATTCGGCCACCATAGCAGATGCAGGAGAATATATTGCACAGACAATAAACCTTCTTGCATCTAATGCACGTGCATGTATTCTCGTGCCCATGATCCCCACAGCAGCCGCTCCTGCCGCAAGCACCGAACGCTGGTCGCCACGACTGTGGGCGACGCTCGTCGTCCTCTGCGCCGCCCTCTTCCTGGACTCGCTCGACGTCTCGATGGTGGGTGTCGCGCTTCCCTCGATCAGAACCGACCTGCACCTCAGTACCAACGCCCTCCAGTGGGTGGTCAGCGGTTACGTCCTCGGCTACGGTGGCCTGCTGCTGCTCGGCGGACGCGCGGCCGACCTGCTCGGGCGGCGCCGGGTCTTCCTCGTCGCGCTCGCGGTGTTCGCCGTGGCCTCGCTCTTCGGCGGCCTGGTCACCAGCGGCGGGCTGCTGATTGCCAGCCGCTTCATCAAGGGCGCAGCCGCCGCGTTCACCGCACCGGCCGGGCTCTCGATCATCACCACCACCTTCGCTGAGGGCCAGGCCCGCAACCGGGCTCTCAGCATCTACACCACCTGCGGCGCGAGTGGCTTCTCGCTCGGACTGGTGCTCAGCGGCCTGCTGACCGAGGTCGGCTGGCGCTGGACCTTCCTGCTGCCCTTCCCGCTGGCGCTGATCGCCCTCGCCGCCGGCATCCGCCTGATCCCCCACCAGGAGCGCCTGGCCCGCGACGGCCGGGGCTACGACCTCGGGGGCGCGGTCACCGCGACCGGAGCGCTGCTGCTGCTCGTCTACACCGTGACCCAGGCGCAGACCGCGGGCTGGGCGAGCCCGCGGACGCTCCTCTCCCTGGTCGTGGTCATCGCGCTCGCCGCCGCCTTCGTCGCGATCGAGCTGCGCAGCGCGCATCCGCTGGTACGCCTGGGCATCCTCCGCTCGGCGACGCTGGCGCGGGCCAACCTCAGCGGCATCAGCATGTTCGGGGCGTACGTGGCGTTCCAGTTCATCGCGACGCTCTACCTCCAGTCGCTGCTGGGCTGGTCGGCCTTGCAGATGGCACTGTCGTTCCTGCCCGCGGGCGCGCTGGTCGCGCTGTCGGCAACGAAGATCGGCGGGCTGGTCGACCGCTTCGGAACGACGCGGCTGCTACTGATCGGCTTTCCCGCGGCGGTCCTCGGCTACGCGAACTTCCTGCGGATCGGTCCGCACAGCGACTTCCCGACGGTCATCCTGCCGACGATGCTGCTGCTCGGCCTGCACTTCGCGCTGACCTTCCCCGCGCTCAACATCCAGGCCACGGCCGGAGTGGCCGATGCCGAACAAGGTCTGGCCTCGGGCCTGGTGAACACCTCGTTCCAGATCGGCGGCGCGGTTGTCCTGGCTGTCACCACGGCACTGGTCACCGCCGGGGGCACCGGCGGAACCGGTGACAAGCAGGCGCAGCTCGACGGCTACCGGCACGGCCTGCTGGTGGTCCTGGGCGTCTCGGCGGCCGGAATGCTCACCACCCTCCTCGCCCTGCGGCGCCCGAGGCAGAAGGCGAACTGGGGAGTCCCGGACTACCCGTTCGCGGCGCAGCGGGAGGACGCCCCGACGGAGGTCTGACACACGGCGGACGTCGACGGCGCCGGACGCGCCGTGCGGGTCGCGACGGCGGTGGAATCGATCTTCAATCGTGATCATGTCCTTATGCCCGGATGTGAGCACTATGAGCCAGGTCGGGGCCGACCCCATCGGGTCCTGCGTCCGTCAAATCGCTTCGATGCCAAGGGATTTGCTCGTTCCCGGCGGTCGCCGACGAGCCCCCTCCTCCCACCATGGTCACACCATTTTCTTATGCCACTATTACTCAAAATTAGTCCAGGGAGGGCGCGTTGCGTTCGCGTAAGATCATGTCGGGGGGCTCGCCGCTTCCGTCCAGGAGGCTGACGGCTACGGCGGTTTCCGCCGGCCTCACCATCTCGCTGCTGGGGGCCGCCACCGGCGTCTCCGAGGTCCAGGCAGAAGGCGTCGCCGTCCGCTCGGCCGTGGTGCCGGTGGCCAGTCGGCCTGACGCGGTGTCGGCGATGCTGGCGGCGAAGCGGCAGGGTTCCAAGGTGGAGGTGCTGGGCGACCGCACCGACGCTTCGCAGACCTTCGCCGATCCGGACGGCACCTTCTCCTACCAGGCGTCGGAACAGCCCAGGTGGGTCGAGCAGGGCGGTAGTTGGAAGTCGCTGGACGCGACGCTGACCACCGACGGCTCGGGCGATGTGGTGCCGACGTTGTCGGAGTCGCCGCTGGTGCTGTCCGGCGGCGGCAGCGGTCCGTTGGCGACGATGACGGTCGACGGGAAGACGACCACGCTGTCCTGGCCGACGGCGCTGCCGAAGCCCACGTTGGCGGGTGACACGGCGACGTACGCGGACGTGCTGTCGTCCGGTGCGGATCTGCAGGTGACGGCGACCGCGGCCGGTGGGATCGAGGAGACCCTGGTCGTCAAGAACGCCGCCGCGGCGGTGGATCCCCGGCTGGCCGACTTGCAGCTGGCCATCGGCTCGAACTCGGGCAGCACCGTGTCCGTGGACGCGGGCGGCAACCTGAACGTGGACGACGCCAAGGGCCGACTGCTGGTCAATTCGCCCGCTCCGGTGATGTGGGACTCCTCCACCACCGCCTCGACCGGGAACGCCGCCCCCTCGTCAGCCTCCTCGCCCGGCAGCCCGGTAGCGGGCGGGGCCGACGCGGACGGTCCGCTCAAGGTCCGCGCCGCCGCCAGGCCCTCGGCGACCGCTCAGGGCAGTAGGTCCACGGCGCAGACCCCCGGTTCGCATGCGCACACGGCCCGCGTAGCGGTGTCCTTCGACAAGAGGACCCACAAGCTGGCGCTCGCGGCCGACCAGGGCCTGCTGAAGTCCAAGAACACCGTGTTCCCGGTGTACGTGGACCCGGCCTACACGCCGCACCCGGCGTCGGGGGCGACCATGAACTGGGACCAGGTGCAGCAGGCGTACCCGACGACGTCGAACTACGACGCGGCCCCGGGCACCGGCCTCGCCGTGGGCTACCAGGGCTTCTCCTCCCCGACCGGGATCGAGCGGACGTTCTACGAGATATCCGTCCCCTCGGCGATCTACGGCGCGACTGTCATCTCGGCGAAGCTCAACGCCAAGGTCACCTACGCGGCGGCGGCGGGATCCAACTCCACCACGATCCAGGCGTTCTCGACCGGGCCGATGAACTCGTCGACGGACTGGAACAACCAGCCGTCGAAGGACACCGGGGCGAACAATCCGAACTACCCGAGCCCCAACGGCTCGGCGACGTTCACGACCACCAGCACCAGCCCGAACCAGGCCGTGTCCTTCGACGTGACCTCGGGCCTGCAGAACGTCGCCAAGAACAAGGCGGACAACTGGACGCTGGGGCTCTACAACGCGACTGAGACCAACGACACGGACTTCGTCCGCTTCGCGGACAACCCCACGTTCTCGATCACGTACAACAACCCGCCGGCCACGCCGGGCAGCCTCCTGCTCTCCCCTGCCGGCACGGTCGGTTCCACGGTCTACACCGCTGACAGCACTCCCACGCTGTCCGCGGCGGCGACCGATGCGAACAGTGACACCGTGCGGCTGGACTACCAGGTCCTGTCCGGCACCACGGTGAAGGCATCCGGCTCCAGCGCGTTCGTCAACTCCGGTGCCACCGGCACCTGGAGTCCTGCCAGCGCCCTGGCCGACGGTGCCTACACCTGGCAGGTCCGCGCCTACGACGGGCACGAGTACTCCGCCTGGAGCGCCGCGAAGGCCTTCACCGTGGACACCGCGGCCCCGGCCCGGCCGCAGGCGCAGTCGACCGCGTGGCCGCAGAACCAGTGGACCTCCGCCACCAGCGGAACCTTCAACTGGACGGACGGATCGAGCGACGTCAACAGCTACAGCTACTGGATGGACAGCGCCACCACCCGCACCACGGTGAGCGCCAGCACGACCGCCACCGGCACCCTGACCGTCGCCTCGGGCGCGGAGCACGTGTTCCACCTGGTGGCGACGGACCGGGCCGGCAACACCTCGCAGACCGACTACTTCTTCGGATCGGGGACCACCGCCGGGCCCATCGTCACCTCCTCCTTCTACCTGGCCGACGCCGCTCTGCGGGCGGCCGACAGCGGCACTGACACGAACTTCTCCTGGGCAGCGGTGAGCGGTACCGGCAGCTACGGCTACTCGGAGGACGGCGGTACCGCGCAGACCCTGACCTCGGACACCACCAGCCTCGCCTGGTACCCGGACGCGGGCAGCCACACCCTGAGCGTCTGGGGCGTGTCGGCGTCCGGCGTGCGCACCCCGGCCGGTACCTTCGCGTTCTCGGTCGCGCCCACGGTCGCCCCCAGCGCACCGACGGCGCTGTCCAGCATCGGCACCGACACCACCACGCCGTTGCTCGGAGGCGCGACCTCCGGTCTCGGCGGCGGCACCGTGGACGTGTTCTACTACCTCACCGATGCCGCGGGCAACGCGGTGGGACAGACTCCGTACGCCCATGACGAGGTCGACGCGGGCAACCGCTCGATGCTGAGCATCCCCGACGGCACGCTCACCCCGGGTGCCACGTACCGCTGGTGGATGACGGCCTGCCACGACCAGGCCTGCTCCGCCGACAGCGTCCACCAGAGCCTGGTCATCCAGCCCAGCGCCTCCCCCACCCCGCAGACGACCACGGTCACGCTGCCGGTGGCGGCAGTCGCCGACCGGGAGGCTCCGGTCACCGCGACCGCCTCCTCCACCGGTGGCAGCCTGCTCGTCGGCAGTGACGGAAGCCAGGTCTGGCGCTCGTACCTCACGGTCGACCTCTCCTCGCTTCCGGCGGGCAGCTTCGTGACCGACGCGACCCTCAACCTGGGCGCGGCGTCGGCACTCGGCTCCGGCGGGGCCGTGACCGTGGACGCCGACGCCGTCAGCGGCGCGTGGGACG includes these proteins:
- a CDS encoding thiazolylpeptide-type bacteriocin; translated protein: MPSNNTELASLTQEILELESDTFEITDFAEAGEVMNGTCSSTCSSCCGASKN
- a CDS encoding LuxR family transcriptional regulator yields the protein MPASWVDGEIAPPAWGAVAGGCRLVGRETEVGSLRAALANLRSGEGRAIALVGDPGIGKSAVIWAMAAHARAAGVPVLASHGQGGTIPSLPLAPAVAAPRDPAARGAGLMAVVDDLHHLADDRIQDVERLMEASAAGPVLCLTAYRQRQLSPALAAVLSRAVSAGLLEVWSLGPLSREQARELLHGCPNAEEVHRRAEGNPQYLKVMGADAELSADAGTAVLGELGCLDPTALTVVQVASVLGGRFRPELLAAVAGLEMSETMDALDALTRLDVVRPTAPAPQLALRHWAVGEVVYQRLGPSRRLALHRRAGAVLAERAAPIAEQARHVVLAADPDRPEHVTTLIAAARGLLYSSPAVAADYLQAVLPLLREGEPHWHETQVLLARARLLTGDASEGRALLDALRSSIPGGPHSDVTALADLSRIERRLGRYTEAAAIARSALMALADKDSATATALHTELADHAYDLQDYEASRQHADTAAAIARKHRDPVGESQALAQVALGRLFTGDLTTAQETMTKAAELIDAASDAALLTNLEASFQVGMTEGMLGRLADSERHLTRAADLSRCTGQTYIQPQILTVLTNAQLRSGNLRGALATLDRTAEHLQRVGNPATAAIVAMLRAEILFWRNSPGDLPDVVALADQAAAIADGTPTAWAVSVRCFNAELVLLTGDPARARWLLLEAAGGVLLPGLSAWRRPRWCDTLAQAAFAEGDRASVDHWARVAESCLEQLPSAGRQGFALRARMRAHAISGDTPRAVRSALEAITDFSLSGERIEVCRTLLTAAALSLDAGRTEDVAGWLDRAVVLAGQCGSARLADEAALQRGRLAALAGAVDEPGLLARLTARERQIAGLASTGMTSGEIAASLFLSVRTVDSHLGQVYRKLDVPNRASLIRTMLSSAASHLPGTASG
- a CDS encoding thiazolylpeptide-type bacteriocin; translated protein: MASNNTALASLTQEILELESDTFEIADYEAATETMNGSTCSSTCSSCGSVSKN
- a CDS encoding MFS transporter → MIPTAAAPAASTERWSPRLWATLVVLCAALFLDSLDVSMVGVALPSIRTDLHLSTNALQWVVSGYVLGYGGLLLLGGRAADLLGRRRVFLVALAVFAVASLFGGLVTSGGLLIASRFIKGAAAAFTAPAGLSIITTTFAEGQARNRALSIYTTCGASGFSLGLVLSGLLTEVGWRWTFLLPFPLALIALAAGIRLIPHQERLARDGRGYDLGGAVTATGALLLLVYTVTQAQTAGWASPRTLLSLVVVIALAAAFVAIELRSAHPLVRLGILRSATLARANLSGISMFGAYVAFQFIATLYLQSLLGWSALQMALSFLPAGALVALSATKIGGLVDRFGTTRLLLIGFPAAVLGYANFLRIGPHSDFPTVILPTMLLLGLHFALTFPALNIQATAGVADAEQGLASGLVNTSFQIGGAVVLAVTTALVTAGGTGGTGDKQAQLDGYRHGLLVVLGVSAAGMLTTLLALRRPRQKANWGVPDYPFAAQREDAPTEV
- a CDS encoding DNRLRE domain-containing protein translates to MRSRKIMSGGSPLPSRRLTATAVSAGLTISLLGAATGVSEVQAEGVAVRSAVVPVASRPDAVSAMLAAKRQGSKVEVLGDRTDASQTFADPDGTFSYQASEQPRWVEQGGSWKSLDATLTTDGSGDVVPTLSESPLVLSGGGSGPLATMTVDGKTTTLSWPTALPKPTLAGDTATYADVLSSGADLQVTATAAGGIEETLVVKNAAAAVDPRLADLQLAIGSNSGSTVSVDAGGNLNVDDAKGRLLVNSPAPVMWDSSTTASTGNAAPSSASSPGSPVAGGADADGPLKVRAAARPSATAQGSRSTAQTPGSHAHTARVAVSFDKRTHKLALAADQGLLKSKNTVFPVYVDPAYTPHPASGATMNWDQVQQAYPTTSNYDAAPGTGLAVGYQGFSSPTGIERTFYEISVPSAIYGATVISAKLNAKVTYAAAAGSNSTTIQAFSTGPMNSSTDWNNQPSKDTGANNPNYPSPNGSATFTTTSTSPNQAVSFDVTSGLQNVAKNKADNWTLGLYNATETNDTDFVRFADNPTFSITYNNPPATPGSLLLSPAGTVGSTVYTADSTPTLSAAATDANSDTVRLDYQVLSGTTVKASGSSAFVNSGATGTWSPASALADGAYTWQVRAYDGHEYSAWSAAKAFTVDTAAPARPQAQSTAWPQNQWTSATSGTFNWTDGSSDVNSYSYWMDSATTRTTVSASTTATGTLTVASGAEHVFHLVATDRAGNTSQTDYFFGSGTTAGPIVTSSFYLADAALRAADSGTDTNFSWAAVSGTGSYGYSEDGGTAQTLTSDTTSLAWYPDAGSHTLSVWGVSASGVRTPAGTFAFSVAPTVAPSAPTALSSIGTDTTTPLLGGATSGLGGGTVDVFYYLTDAAGNAVGQTPYAHDEVDAGNRSMLSIPDGTLTPGATYRWWMTACHDQACSADSVHQSLVIQPSASPTPQTTTVTLPVAAVADREAPVTATASSTGGSLLVGSDGSQVWRSYLTVDLSSLPAGSFVTDATLNLGAASALGSGGAVTVDADAVSGAWDATTTGDALAALAGDQLSSTQVTPAQTATIEIGDALDSWMAGDPNNGITLLADDETVGNGVSFDSTRKTGGTAPTVTVTYLAPTTPGAPTDLSVQAGDGDALATWTAPESVGANGPVGYTVTVLDPSGAVQQTQQVSRPEAQVTGLTDTVPYTVQVVTHTGYGDSGPVSAPVTPSAASTGTGDLVAAVGQYWQARDALLAGSTDDSAGALAGASQSALISGLVQGEAPDVLTLRQLSAMHSGDSQALTAVAANSPLVLVSPDASTISVEADITDTIASTDTDGTTSPSDSDNERTFVFTRDPQGDYTLTDFYLSDALVPVATIDATAATAEVTTAGGTTQQSSKAQLSAQATAPDVSDAPQAVTMDANGWPAATPSSPVHSLASYRPSLNQTAAVKWAQAHYNDSWMYNPDCTAWASRVLHDGGGMAYHDSSLLDYNNDSYWWRKTGIFGTHQTYSYSGAQHLANFLSSLSGNWVAYTGQAQPGDVIFYRYPGWSSINHTAVVVDVNHSTGELWVAQSDDNYKHRSIYDQIASIEKQYHGKAPTIYIRHLNF
- a CDS encoding MarR family winged helix-turn-helix transcriptional regulator; its protein translation is MTEEHVEAWRGLLARHAATACALDRELGERHGLGMSEFEILERLIEALAADDKDSCRVQDLASSVHLSQSALSRLIARLEKDGLVERSMCPEDRRGIMLCLTEAGRARYLEARSTHRAVLAQTLG
- a CDS encoding IS701 family transposase is translated as MDLGEIEQLRGELAEFVGEVFASVRRRDVRGWGDCYLRGLMLDGRRKSVQPMAARLPDGDMQALQQFVNQSPWDHAAVLRAVALKTVPAVDPVVWVIDDVSFPKDGRMSVGVARQWCGALGKQSNCQVAVSLHAASDTASVPVSWRLFLPEGWQDDADRRTRAGVPEEAGHREKWRLALDLIDEAVGWGLEPKVIVADAGYGQNTAFRQGLADRGLDFVVAVRADESAHPQHAVPTAPPWSGTGRVPATRYRARAAALSALAADGGRAAFRRSTWRHGSKGPMHSRFRTLTVRPAGVAARRHAMAAAGGAAAWDGVLPATTLLCEWPTGEKAPTEYWLTSLPADTALRHLARLAKMRWRIEHDYREMKHGLGLDHFEGRTWRGFHHHLALVTAAHAFLTLRRLDPKAQAPA